The window AAAGAGAGGGCTATGCGAACACCTATCATTGCAGGAAATTGGAAACTGAACAACACGGTTTCAGAAGCAGTCTCACTCACAACGGCACTGAAACCGTTAGTTGCAGGATGTACGGACGTTGAGATCATCGTTGCGCCTCCTTTTACAGCACTTGCTTCAGTGAGCAGCACTATCTCAGATAGCAACATCCGCCTCGCCGCCCAAGATGTTTACTGGGAGGATAGCGGTGCGTTTACGGGTGAAATCTCTGCACCGATGCTGAAAGATGTCGGATGTGATTATGTTATTATCGGTCACTCGGAACGCCGGCAATACTTCGGTGAAACAAACGAGAGCGTCAATCAGAAAGTCAAAGCGGCGTTAGCACACGGCTTAAAGCCGATTATCTGTGTCGGGGAGCAGCTCGAAGAACGGGAATCCGGACAGACAGAAGCAGTCATCGAGAGTCATATCACAGGCGGTATTGCCGGTCTATCCGCAACGGATTTGTTGTCGTGTGTGATCGCTTACGAACCCGTCTGGGCAATCGGGACAGGAAAAACAGCGACACCCGATCAAGCACAAGAGGTGCACGCCTTTATTCGAGGGTTGTTGACAGCCGCACATTCGGCAGAAGTTGCATCGCAGATCCGCATCCAATACGGTGGCAGTGTTAAGCCGGAGAACGCGTCAGAGTTGATGGCGCAGCCGGATGTAGACGGTGCCCTTGTTGGGGGTGCGAGCCTTGAAGCGGAATCGTTTGCGCAAATCGTAAAAATGGCAGTCAGCAGTTAGCAGTCAGTCGTCAGTTAAGAGGTTATCTGTAACAATTCACCACTCTTTGGAACCCTCCAGGTTGTGAAAGATTGTTACAAATCACCCTTTACCGACAGTTAGTTGCCGATTGCTATCTACATAGGAGGAAATTGTTAAATGGGAATTATCATTGGTTTTGTACTGGTGGTCTTTGTACCGCTCTGCGTCGTTCTGACGCTGGTTATTTTGCTACAGGACAGTAAGGGTGAAGGACTTTCGTCGAGTGCATTCGGTGGTGCTGAGATGCAATCCGTTCTCGGCGGACGTGGTGCAGCAACTTTTCTGAGTAAAATGACCACATGGCTTGCTATAGGTTTCATGCTTATCTCACTTTTCTTGATGCGTTTCTATGGTGAAGAAAAGGTTGGTGCGCTTACGCCGATAGAACAAGAGACAACACAAGAAGCGACAGCAGAACCTGTTGACACAATAGGCGAAGAAAGTGTTGAGACGACTACAGATGGCGCAGGCGGAGATACTGCCGACGATGCGTCAAAGACAGAAATTGACGATACGTCAGAGTAAAGGTCGCGAGCACAGTTCGTTCCTACAAGAAGGTGTGTCTCACTGATAACTACTAACTGATATGGCAGACCTGCCTACCACGCTTTCATGGACAGTCCATCCAATCATTGAGAACTGGCGTAAGTCGGTTTTATTAGGGCTTTTTCTGGCACTGCTTTTATTTGGCATCTATTTGGGTTTCCAATCCATTTATGTCGCCTTGATCTCTGGTATCGTTCTGATCGGTTCACTCTACAAGTACTTCCTACCGTTCCACCATCAGTGTGAAGCCGATCGACTCATCATCACAAGTTGCTGCTACAAGCTGGAACGGTCTTGGGAAACATTTCGCAGCTTTTACGTTGACGCGAACGGGGTCCTACTCAGCCCGTTTGCCCGCCCAACACGCCTTGAAAATTTCCGCGGCGTTTACGTCCGATTCGGAAAACACACCCCTGAAGAAGTCGTTGATTTTATAACCAGTAAGATTAAATCAGAAACTTCGTCTTAGCATTTGAAACCGGAGGATTAATATGAATGTTTCCGAATCAAACCAGACGCAGACAATTGGAACCACAGAATCACTCAGAACCGCTGTGCTTGACGCGGTCAGTTCCCAAAGCGTTACAGATATCCATACGCACCTCTTCAGTCCACCGTTTGGTGAGTTGTTGCTGTGGGGGATTGACGAATTATTAACCTATCACTACCTCATCGCCGAAGTATTCCGCAAATCGGATGTCTCGTATCAGCAATTTTGGGCGATGACGAAGACAGAGCAGGCAGACTTGATTTGGCAGACCCTCTTCATTGAGAATTCACCCATCAGTGAAGCCTGCCGCGGGGTTGTTACAACACTGAACGAGTTAGGTTTGGATGTCAGTTCACGGAATCTACAGGACTATCGTGGCTACTTCGCCGATACGACGGTCGAGGCATTTATTGATACCGTCTTTGAACGCTCGAAAGTCTCTAAAGTGGTGATGACAAACGACCCGTTTGATCCTGCAGAGGCACCCGTCTGGCAGTCAGGGGATACCGGCGATGCCCGCTTTGCGGCGGCACTGCGGATGGATGTGCTTATCAATACCTATCAAGAGACGGGTTATGAACACCTCCGGGGTCTCGGCTATGATGTGGATCCGACGCTCTCCTCAAAAAAGACTTATAAAGAAGTCCGTCGATTTTTAGAGACATGGATCCAACGGATGAACCCAAAATATATGGCGGTCTCCCTTCCAC is drawn from Candidatus Poribacteria bacterium and contains these coding sequences:
- the tpiA gene encoding triose-phosphate isomerase, with the protein product MRTPIIAGNWKLNNTVSEAVSLTTALKPLVAGCTDVEIIVAPPFTALASVSSTISDSNIRLAAQDVYWEDSGAFTGEISAPMLKDVGCDYVIIGHSERRQYFGETNESVNQKVKAALAHGLKPIICVGEQLEERESGQTEAVIESHITGGIAGLSATDLLSCVIAYEPVWAIGTGKTATPDQAQEVHAFIRGLLTAAHSAEVASQIRIQYGGSVKPENASELMAQPDVDGALVGGASLEAESFAQIVKMAVSS
- the secG gene encoding preprotein translocase subunit SecG, with protein sequence MGIIIGFVLVVFVPLCVVLTLVILLQDSKGEGLSSSAFGGAEMQSVLGGRGAATFLSKMTTWLAIGFMLISLFLMRFYGEEKVGALTPIEQETTQEATAEPVDTIGEESVETTTDGAGGDTADDASKTEIDDTSE
- a CDS encoding glucuronate isomerase — encoded protein: MNVSESNQTQTIGTTESLRTAVLDAVSSQSVTDIHTHLFSPPFGELLLWGIDELLTYHYLIAEVFRKSDVSYQQFWAMTKTEQADLIWQTLFIENSPISEACRGVVTTLNELGLDVSSRNLQDYRGYFADTTVEAFIDTVFERSKVSKVVMTNDPFDPAEAPVWQSGDTGDARFAAALRMDVLINTYQETGYEHLRGLGYDVDPTLSSKKTYKEVRRFLETWIQRMNPKYMAVSLPPDFQYPDDGVLGRLFDNCILPISREFNVPFALMIGVKRAVNPQLQMAGDGTGKADLESLETLLREHPDNKFLVTLLSRENQHELCVIGRKFKNLMIFGCWWFMNNPSIIEEITRERIELLGLSVIPQHSDARILDQLVYKWKHSRQIIADVLVEKYQTLLDVGWSVSKSEIQRDVNNLFGGNFDRFLNGS